A region from the Linepithema humile isolate Giens D197 chromosome 1, Lhum_UNIL_v1.0, whole genome shotgun sequence genome encodes:
- the LOC137000268 gene encoding WD repeat-containing protein 74-like, whose product MNKSNFDIFVGGTSGIFKGIQVGKKGQIVKNIQDLASITKNDQVTIIEWGNDKEEDILIACGLKENRRVKVYDSNHLVFTRSFPCDVGKGSIKGLSRCEGSILTAVESGEVSLWTSDKIEVPIINAGNNLEKMRYSHTGKNIITGGLENRLKVFDLEKQSLIFTEKDLPHDALQLRLPICITDLNLLPGTQTIATVSKYGYIRLYDSRAQRRPVINMQIQDKSWSCLSVTSKDKHIIVGSTIGTMNLVDLRKCGFLLKTYKGFTGAVTGITCSTSNPYIASVSLDRHLRIHHMDTKALLKQIYLTSNLTCIVMKSDFSF is encoded by the exons atgaataaaagtaattttgatatttttgtggGTGGCACATCGGGGATTTTTAAAG gAATACAAGTCGGAAAGAAGGGacaaatagttaaaaatatacaggACTTGGCTTCTATCACAAAAAACGATCAGGTGACTATTATTGAATGGGGCAATGACAAGGAAGAGGATATTTTAATCGCATGTGgtttaaaagaaaacagaag AGTAAAAGTGTATGATTCTAACCACCTTGTGTTTACAAGGTCCTTTCCTTGTGATGTAGGTAAAGGCAGCATCAAAGGATTATCACGATGTGAAGg ATCAATTTTAACTGCTGTCGAATCTGGAGAAGTGAGCTTATGGACTTCTGACAAAATAGAAGTGCCAATAATAAATGCTGGAAACAATTTGGAAAAGATGCGTTACTCACATACGGGAAAGAACATAATAACTGGAGGATTGGAAAATAGACTAAAAGTATTTGACCTAGAAAAGCAGAGTTTAATATTCACCGAGAAAGATCTTCCACATGATGCACTGCAGTTAAGATTACCCATTTGTATAACGGACTTGAATCTTTTACCAGGAACTCAAACGATAGCAACAGTCAGCAAATATGGATAT ATACGCCTGTACGATTCACGTGCACAAAGACGTCCTGTAATAAATATGCAGATTCAAGATAAATCTTGGAGCTGTTTAAGTGTCACATCCAAAGACAA ACATATCATAGTGGGATCGACTATAGGTACTATGAATCTTGTTGATTTAAGAAAATGTGgtttcttattaaaaacttataaagGATTCACTGGTGCTGTAACTGGGATAACTTGTAGTACGAGTAATCCATACATTGCAAGCGTTAGCCTTGATAGACATTTACGGATACATCATATGGACACAAAAGCACTTTTGAAACAG atttatttaacatCGAACTTAACGTGTATAGTAATGAAatcagatttttctttttaa